CTGGACAAACATATCCTGAATAACCCGTATATCCACTTCCTCTTTCAGTTCGATGACCCCGATTGCCCCCAAAACCCTCACATCCTTAACGCCCTTTAAATCTCTGGCCGGTGCAAGATGCTCGGTCAACAAACGCTGGATGGCCGCAACCTGGGTTTGCCACGCCCCGGTCATCAGCAGGTCGATGCCGGCATTGGCAACCGCGCAGGCCAAAGGGTTGCCCATAAAGGTGGGGCCGTGCATGAAAACCCCGCCTTTGGCCGATATCCCCCGGGCCACTTCCGACGTCGCAAGGGTTGCAGCAAAACTGATGTATCCGCCGGTTAAAGCCTTGCCAATGCACATGATATCGGGACAAATTTCAGCCCACTGGGCGGCAAACAATTTTCCGGTGCGGCCGAACCCCGTGGCGATCTCATCAAATATAAGGAGCATATCGTACCGATTGCACAGAGCACGGAGCTGTTTCAGGTAGTTGGGATGATAAAAACGCATCCCCCCTGCCCCCTGGACGACCGGCTCAAGTATGACGGCGGCAATCTCTTGGTGGTGTTCGGCCATAAGCGACGCAATCTGCGCCGTGTCTGTTTCGTCCCAGGCATCAAAAAAAGAGCATTGAGGAGCCTGGGCGAAAAACGCACCGGGAAGTACGTTTTTGAACAGGCAGTGCATACCCTGGACCGGGTCACACACGCCCATGGCGGCAAAAGTATCACCGTGATACCCCTTTTTTACCGTGAGCAGCTTCTTTTTTCCGGGCTTTCCCAAAGCGTGCTGGTACTGGATGGCCATCTTGATGGCCACCTCAACCGCAACGGATCCGGAATCGGAAAAAAAGATATGTTCAAGTCCTTGGGGGACAATGGATATCAGTTTTTCAGATAGGATGCAGGCCGGTTCATGGGTTAGACCGCCGAACATGATATGGCTCATGTTTTGGATCTGTTCATGAAGCGCCCGGTTCAGCACCGGATGGTTATACCCGTGAATGGCAGCCCACCATGAAGACATACCGTCGGTTAATACCCTGCCGTCGGCAAGGTGAATGTGGACCCCTTCCGCTTTTTTTACCATATAAGCATCTATGGGATTGGCCATGGAGGTATAGGGGTGCCAGATGTGTTGTTTATCAAAGGCCAGATATGTTTCAGCTCTGTTCATTTTTTATACGTGTAGCCTATCTGTATTTCTAGAATTTCGTTGTGGAATGACCTTAATGTATTGATAGCATAGGTTAGTCTATGGCCGTTTTTGCTTCCGTTTTCAAAAGCGCTTCGACAATTCCGCTCATGTAAACATCCAGGGCAGACCAAAACGACTCTGTACCGGGCTGCGCCTTTTTAATAAACGGCAGGTTCGCCAGAATGGGAAGATCTCCTATCATACGTATAATCTCCGGATTATCCTCAAGGATGAATGTATCGCAATCTTGCGAGGGGCTTGTTTCGGTCATCACCGCACCCAGAATTGGAATCTTATGCAACCTCAAAACCTGGATGGTATTGAGGGCGTGGTTGATACACCCCAAAACGTTTCGAATGACCAGAATAATGGGCAGTCCCATTTCTTTTATGAGATCAAGGCTTGTAATCGTGCCCGACAAAGGCACATTAATTCCCCCTGTGCCTTCGGCAATAACCAGGTTATGTTTCGCGTAAAGCCGTTTGAGCGCAGCCAGTACCAAACCCGTATCACAGGTGCGCCCTTCCATCCGGGACGCCATATGGGGAGAACAGGGGGCACAAAACGACAGGGGGATCATATCCTTTTTCTCATCCCCATTCCAAATAAAGGACGAAGCGCTGCAATAGACCTCAAAATCAGGGGAAATCGGGGAGCCGTCATGGGTAAAACCGCCTCCGGTCTGAATCACTTTCATTGGCACGGCATCTATGCCTTGCATTCGCATTTGACGGACCAAAGCCGCAGTAACAATTGTTTTACCCGCGTCTGTATCTGTTCCGGCAACAAAAAATCCATTCATCTGTTAGTCTCCATAACGCCAAATACATATTGTTAACCAAAATTGTGACTAACAGTTAACCAAACATAGGTCAAGAAAATTTTATAAAAACCTGGGGGAACAGTAGTTCAAATAAACACTTTGGTTAGGGAACAGTATTTTCTATTGACAAGTGTCAGCCATATCAGCGATTGCACCACAACCCTTTGTCGCTAAGTGTTTTCAAAATTTCCGGCAGCATGACATCTGAGCTAAATTGCTGTAATGGTTGGTTGACAATTGGATTATTAGCATATTCAAATTGAGATTCAAAATCGGTCAGCCAGCCTTGTGCTCCTATATTTTTTTTTGAGTATTTGCAGATTCATGAATATCAAGGGCCGCATGGGCTTAAATTCCATCAACCTGTTATTCAGCGCAGTGCTTTCGGGCGCTGCCAGCAATCCGTAATCGGTACTTAGATTGATCTTCTGCGCATTAACCCTTCTCTTATTCTGAATGCCGTCCGGATTTCCAGCCGGGATTATAAGGATTTCAGCATTTTCATTCATTCTGACGGATACTTGCCGGATAAACACACGAGTTCAATAATGTTCATAGCCTTTCAAATGCACTAACGAAATATAGTTACAAAGATTATATCTCAACACCAAACAATTATGTGATTACTTTCCGATATAATTCCATTTTAAATTTTGGAACTTAAAACATGCGCAAGCAGTGACTTTTGTGGTTGAGCTTTCTTAATCCGTAATTTTATACCCTTGGCACGATTCATGATTTAATAACTTTCTATAAAAGAAATTGGTGGATGGAATGACAATAAAAAAACTTGAGACTCGGGATATCCATGACTAATCAGCAGGAATCAATAATAAACGCGGAACTTTTTTCAGCTTTCAACGCCATGGCGTCAGTCGTTTGGATTATTGATAAAGACAATTTTATCCGCCAATCTAATAATTCCGTCGAGAATCTATTCAATAAAACTACATTTGAAGTGATCGGTAAAAAATGTTGGGAGGTTGCGCATGGTACTGACCAACCGGTCGAAGGGTGTCCCATTTCAAAGGCGAGACATAGTTTGCAACGAGAATCGATGGAGTTTCAGATTGGCAAAAAATGGTTTGAAGTCGTAGTAGACCCGATCCTTAATGCTAAAGGACGACCAACCAAATACATTCATATCATCACCGATATTACTGAAAACAAGCAGATATATACAAAATTGAGACAAAGCCAAAGACTGCTTGCCAATTCACAACGCCTGGCAAAAATAGGCGGATGGGAATGGGATGTGGCGTTTCAAAAGATGTATTGGACAAAAGAATTGTATCGTCTGCATGGGTTTGACCCTAAGAATTTTGATCCTGGTTCTCCTTATCATATTGAAGCAAGTCTCGGATGCTATAAACGTGAAGACCGTTCAATTCTATTAGATGCTTTTTGGGGATGCGTAGAAGAGGGGATTGCTTATGATCTTGAATTTGAGTTCAAAAAACTGTCCGGGGAAAAAATATGGATTAGGACTACAGCTGAATCCATTTTAAAAGGTGACAAGGTTAAAAAGGTCATTGGTAATGTTATAGATGTTACCGAATTTAAAATGGCGAACGACGCATTGCTCATTCAATCTGAAAGAATCAAAACCTTTTTCAACTCAATTAATGAGGCAATCTTTGTTTATCCACTGAAAGAAGAGGGATTTGCATCCTTTATGGAAGTGAATCATATCGCCTGTAAACAATATGGGTATACATATGACGAATTTTTGAATATTTCTGTGCCCAATATAACAGTTACCCCGGATGTAAGCGAGCATGGAAAAAGAGATTTTAGAAAAGAACTCATTAAAAAAGGGCAGCTTATTTTTGAAACAACTCATATAAAAAAAACGGGGGAGACCTTTCCAGTTGAAATAAATTCAAACATTTTTTATCAAAATAGAAAACCTTACATTCTTGCCCTTGTCCGAGATATTACAGAACGTAAAGAAAATGAGAAAAAACAAGCGTTTCTTATAACTGAACTGCAAGAGGCTCTTGAAAACATTAAGACTCTTAGAGGTCTTCTTCCTATCTGCTCCATATGTAAAAAAATTCGCGATGACAAAGGATACTGGAATATTTTAGAAGGCTATATTGAAAAACATTCAGAGGCTCTTTTTAGTCATGGAATTTGCCCTGAATGCTCTGATAAACTTTACGGAGATAAAGATTGGTATATCAAAATGAAAAAGAAAAAAAATAAATAAAAATAATTTTCAATTCCCAACTCTGTACTTTCTATACAGGTTCGCTCAAGCCTATCTGAAAGCAGCATTCAATAACAAAAGAAGTTAATCCCTCTCTTGAAAAGGGTTTTAGCCCGGCCATACCGGTACATTACAACGTCTTTCCCGCCCCCCCAATGGATAAAATATCTACAATTTAAAAAATTGCCGACCTTGACACATACCCTACCCGGGTATAGTGTTTAGTGTAACAAATGAATTCTAAAGGAGGCGCATGAACCCCGGATATAAGGACCAGATACCCAGCTTGAATCGTATTGAAGGGCAGATTAAGGGTATAAAAAAAATGATAGAGGATCGCCGATACTGCGTTGACATTCTAACCCAGCTTAAAGCAGTTAAAGCCGCTGTGCACAAAGTCGAACAGGCAGTACTGAAATCACACATGCAGCACTGCTTAATGCATGCAGTGCAATCAAAAAATGAAACCGATATTTTAGAAAAAATTGAAGAATTAATGCAGCTGTTAAGTAAGCGAATATAAAAAAGGGGGTCATTATGATGATTAAGACCCAAATATTAGATATCAATGGCATGACATGCGGTGCATGTGTTCGTCATGTTGAAAATGCAGCAAAAGACGTGGCGGGCGTTAAAGACGCTTCGGTAAATTTAGCGACAGAAAAACTAAAAGTTTCATACCGACCTGAAGAATTCAAAATAGACGAGCTAACAGCAGCTATAAAAAAAGCGGGTTACGAAGGACATCCAGAGCGGACGGAAAACTCTAAGACATTTGGCGTCAAAGGAATGACCTGTGCCGCATGTGTAAAAAGAGTAGAAGATGTAATTGCCGATGTGAAAGGGATAAAATCGGCAACAGTTAATTTGGCAACCGAGAAAGTCCGTATCAATTTTTCAAATGATGAGCTGGATTTTTCTGATATTTTTCATGTGGTTGAAACGGCAGGTTACCAACTTGTGGAAGCCGGTGAAGAAGAGTCTGAAAAAAGGAAAGACTTAGAACTTAAACAGCAATTTACCAGCCTTATTGTTTCCCTATGTTTTGCGATCCCATTGATTTTTATTGCAATGCTTGAGATGGTCGGAATTCCCCTTCCGGACTTCATCAGTCCGATGCACAGCCCGAAAATTTTTGCTATGAGTCAACTATTTCTTACGATTCCAATAATTTTCTGTGGTCTACATTTTTATGTTAAAGGGTTTCCTGCGCTTTTCAGGGGACATCCCAATATGGACTCTCTGATCGCCATAGGTACAACTTCAGCTATCGTTTACAGTGCATTCAATACTGTTTTGATACTGACAGGCAGGACCGATCTTGTAATGCACCTGTATTATGAAACAGCCGGGGTGATCATCG
Above is a window of uncultured Desulfobacter sp. DNA encoding:
- a CDS encoding PAS domain S-box protein; this encodes MTNQQESIINAELFSAFNAMASVVWIIDKDNFIRQSNNSVENLFNKTTFEVIGKKCWEVAHGTDQPVEGCPISKARHSLQRESMEFQIGKKWFEVVVDPILNAKGRPTKYIHIITDITENKQIYTKLRQSQRLLANSQRLAKIGGWEWDVAFQKMYWTKELYRLHGFDPKNFDPGSPYHIEASLGCYKREDRSILLDAFWGCVEEGIAYDLEFEFKKLSGEKIWIRTTAESILKGDKVKKVIGNVIDVTEFKMANDALLIQSERIKTFFNSINEAIFVYPLKEEGFASFMEVNHIACKQYGYTYDEFLNISVPNITVTPDVSEHGKRDFRKELIKKGQLIFETTHIKKTGETFPVEINSNIFYQNRKPYILALVRDITERKENEKKQAFLITELQEALENIKTLRGLLPICSICKKIRDDKGYWNILEGYIEKHSEALFSHGICPECSDKLYGDKDWYIKMKKKKNK
- the bioA gene encoding adenosylmethionine--8-amino-7-oxononanoate transaminase, with protein sequence MNRAETYLAFDKQHIWHPYTSMANPIDAYMVKKAEGVHIHLADGRVLTDGMSSWWAAIHGYNHPVLNRALHEQIQNMSHIMFGGLTHEPACILSEKLISIVPQGLEHIFFSDSGSVAVEVAIKMAIQYQHALGKPGKKKLLTVKKGYHGDTFAAMGVCDPVQGMHCLFKNVLPGAFFAQAPQCSFFDAWDETDTAQIASLMAEHHQEIAAVILEPVVQGAGGMRFYHPNYLKQLRALCNRYDMLLIFDEIATGFGRTGKLFAAQWAEICPDIMCIGKALTGGYISFAATLATSEVARGISAKGGVFMHGPTFMGNPLACAVANAGIDLLMTGAWQTQVAAIQRLLTEHLAPARDLKGVKDVRVLGAIGVIELKEEVDIRVIQDMFVQAGVWIRPFGRLVYTMPPYVCRKEDVVKIAQTMCQVLNNYLKLHQKTSGAI
- a CDS encoding metal-sensitive transcriptional regulator codes for the protein MNPGYKDQIPSLNRIEGQIKGIKKMIEDRRYCVDILTQLKAVKAAVHKVEQAVLKSHMQHCLMHAVQSKNETDILEKIEELMQLLSKRI
- the bioD gene encoding dethiobiotin synthase — encoded protein: MNGFFVAGTDTDAGKTIVTAALVRQMRMQGIDAVPMKVIQTGGGFTHDGSPISPDFEVYCSASSFIWNGDEKKDMIPLSFCAPCSPHMASRMEGRTCDTGLVLAALKRLYAKHNLVIAEGTGGINVPLSGTITSLDLIKEMGLPIILVIRNVLGCINHALNTIQVLRLHKIPILGAVMTETSPSQDCDTFILEDNPEIIRMIGDLPILANLPFIKKAQPGTESFWSALDVYMSGIVEALLKTEAKTAID